From the Chiroxiphia lanceolata isolate bChiLan1 chromosome W, bChiLan1.pri, whole genome shotgun sequence genome, the window TATGTTGATGACATCTTCCTGGGAGCTACAGAACAGGGACTCTGTCGTCAGTTAACCATTGAACTGTTAAACATGCTGGGGCAAGCAGGCTACcgggtttcaaaagaaaaggctcaactagtaaaacagaaagttatttatctgGGATGTGAAATTTCTCAAGGAGTTCGGCGTTTGGGTGCAAATCGTATACAAGCAATATGTGCTATCCCAGTACCCCGAAATAATCAGGAATTAAGATCTTTTCTAGGAATGGTCGGATGGTGCAGGCTGTGGATTCCCAGCTTTGGACTAACTGCCAGACCATTatatgaagcagtaaaagagcCCAAGCTGACCTGGGGGAcgaagcaggagaaagcattccaggaactgaaaagagccctccaggaggcacctgccctgggactacCGGACCTaaccaaagaattccagctttatgtCTGCGAGAGACAACGAACGGCTTTAGGAGTACTCACTCAGCAGTTAGGATCCTGGAAGAGACCGGTTGGGTATTTCTCCAAACGGCTAGACGCAGTAAGTGGGGGATGGCCGGGGTgcctcagagctgtggcagcGACGGTTATTCTAATTCAAGAAGCACGAAAATTGACTCTGGGGAAACACATGGTGGTGTACGTGCCCCACATGGTCATAAcatttttggaacaaaaaggggggCATTGGCTCTCATCTAGCCGCATGTTACAGTATCAGGCTTTGTTAAGAGAGCAAGATGatgttgaactgaaaatcactaaccatctcaacccagcagaattccttaggTCCACAGAGGAAGAAGGTGTCCTGGAGCACGACTGTGTAGAGACCATTGAACAGGTCTACGCGAGTAGAAAAGACCTGAAGGATGAACCACTGACAGATCCTGACTGGGAGTTGTATACCGACGGATCTAGCTTTGTGGAGAATGGCACCAGGTATGCTGGGTATGCAGTGGTCACTCTACAACAAGTGATAGAAGCAAACGCACTACCCCCAGGTACGTCTGCACAAAAGGCCGAAATTTGGGCATTGGTGAGAGCTTTAATACTAAGTCAAGGAAGGAGAGTTAACATATGGACTGActccaaatatgcctttggaGTAGTTCATGTTCACGGAGCactttggaaagagagaggacttCTTACTTCTCAAGGGACATCAATTAAACATCgagaagaaattttacaattGCTGGAGGCTATACACAAGCCCTCGGCAGTGGCAATAATGCATGTCAGAGGACATCAGACTGATCCCGGACGAGAATTTCAAGGTAATCGACAGGCTGACCAAGCGGCTAAGCAAGCCGCCAGAGAGGTATGGACTCAGATGGCTCTTTTACCCGTTTGGAATAATCCAGCAATAGCATATAtgtaagaaaaaacatattattcacaagaagatgagaaattagctcaaataacagaagcaaggaaaaatattaaagggtgGTACATTACTCCCATAGGACAAGTAATCTTACCtgtcagaataatgaaagcagtactcGAGACGGAACATAACAAGTgccactggggtgcagaagcaatggtaaaatttctgaaaaatgaggttctctcaaaccagatgttaacactagcaaaaagggtaaatgcaatgtgtcccatgtgtattaaaaataacccagtagtcagaaaacaggtacaaatgggaaagttacagataggacagttaccaggagactattggcaaatagatttttctgagttgccTAAGGTCCAATCCTATAAGTATTTGTTAGTATatgtttgtaccttttcaggatggccagaagcctttccatgcaggactaatcaagcaaaggaagtagttaagactcttctgagagaaattattccgAGATTTGGGGTACCTCTAGGGTTATCATCTGATCGGGGGCCACACTTTACCGCAGGGATAGTGCAAGAAATATCTGCTATATTAGGAATAACATGGAATCTCCATACACCATGGAGACCGCAATCCAGTGGACAAGTAGAGAGGATGAATCAGACATTGAAGggtcaattaaagaaaatttgtcaagaagcaaaaattccGTGGCCCCAAGCGCTACCTCTTGCCTTGTTGAGAATCAGGATTAAACCCAGGGAGAGAATAGGAGTAAGTCCATACGAAATATTGTATGGCAAGCCCTATCATGCAGCTACCTATCAAGGGGATCCTCATGTGGTGGGGGATCAAGCAGTCTTTAACTATGTGTTatccttaaataaaactctcacagccctcagaggagcgCTGCAGTGGAATCGACCTCTGCCCCTGGAGAATCCGgttcatgacatttctccaggagaccaaGTCTATGTGAAAAACTGGTCGGTGGAACCATTAAAGGAAACATGGGACGGTCCTCGCCAGGTGATAATGACCACTTACACGGCGGTGAAGGTCGAGGGAATCGACAATTGGATCCATTACACCCGAATCAAGAAGGTTCCAGTCTCGTGGTCAGTAGAACCTCTCTCACCTACAAGGATGGTATTTCGAGCCAACCATTGAGGATCGTAGTATTCCTGGGGTTGATGAGTTTAGCAGAGACCACCGTGAGAATTGAGACCCcagatccttatttatttgtaccagagtacactgatgtgaatttaacctgtctgttttctgatgaccagggagctgaattaagagatgttaaagtcaagtggagatggagagatcaaGATCGAATCATGACAGAAGGAGTGACGACAGTTTGGGATGCGACACAACAAAAAGGTTACACCGTCCTGCAGGTACCCAAAGTGTCTAAAGCTATGGAAggaacatatatgtgtgtagtttggatttgggaaagttttgattatGAACATATAGAAATACGGACAATAAACACGACTCAGAAAGCGGTGACCAAAGTGCGAGTTATGCCCACTAGGAAACAATTTGACATGTGGGATGGtcctcccttaaaaatcaattgtaCCTTCCAATTTGATGACTGTCAAAAATCAGTTAGAGTAAAATGGTGGAAATTGAATACAGCAAATCAATCttgggaatcacaaaatcaaggaGTTAGCTGGTGGTCAAATAGTAAGGGAGGTAAAGGGtggctgaatatttctgatcccagagtaggaaaaacagagggtacatttctttgtgtggtctcatgtggaaaagaaaaagattacggGATAAGGACAGCAGTAGCCGTACCACATCAAGGAGTAAGAGTTAGACCAGAACACAGTGTTTACCCGACCCAGGAAGGAAGCGATCTGATTCTAAGTTGCAAAATTACAGAAGGACAGTATTCTGAATATGGGTGGTGGTTTAAGGGACAGAACTTGAAAGTCGGGAAGAGACATCAGATTGAAAAGAGGGCAGAtgcaatagttttgaaaatcaaagaaatacgaagaggagaagatgagggcCAATATACTTGCTGGATAAATAGAGATGACTGGTGGGATACTGGAATTACTGTCGTCTAcataaagactgaaagaacaacCCGGCAAGTAAGTAACCTGCAGATTCCAGATCGAGaagtagaacaagaaaacctagTCGTAGGCCTAATTCGTGATTTTGGGAAAGtacagaatgtcacaaaaatcactgcatgtctccctatgcctcatgctgcaggagacccaatcccatggggaataattccagtgccagaaattcctaaagtgtttaagaatactacatggaattgcagatttgtaaccaaaacatggaatgaaatgacagatgcaTGTTTATTAAGAGACAAAATGACTAAAAAACAATGTGAACAGATGCCTGGATTTTTCCGATGGGTAGTAGTTGGAACATGGGTAACAAGCGAAGACATTGGCCAATTAAAGGGATCTTGTTTAGTTACAGATTCGGTAACATACCCATGTTCTAAAGTTCCAGTTCAAATAAaacgagaaaaacaagaagaagtatgtcaaaatattactagCTCTACAACCATGGAAGAGTGGCAAACGATTTGGGGACCCAGCCTACTAGAGACTTATAGTTATATTGGAAAAGTACAGTGGtgtattcactggaaagggaaaaagaatcaaacttatTCTGCAGGTAATAGAGGAAATCATAATTGGAGGACAGAAACACGTACAAAGGAAAATTGGAATTGTATTCGAATATACACATGCGATACCCCAGACGATGAAATAGGCTTGATACCAGTCAAAACACTCTTGCAGTTAGGATGTGAATGTCGAGGATATAATCATACTATTAAGAGATCTGTGAAAAACATTGATTGCCGTACCACCACAGTTAGGAGTCCAGGAAATTTAGTGTGGGTAATGGGGCATGGCCAGTGGACCACTCACATACCAATAGGTGGTCCGGTTGTACCTGTCACACTAGGGATACCTACTCTCTGTCCATTCTGGAAACAGGATAAGTTAACATCAGTAGAAATACAACCAcgaggaaaaagagaaattagtaagGATATTGATGACTTGGGGTTGGGAGATTGGCATGAACCATCATCAGGAGTTAAATTTGGATGGGTATTAGAATCTTTGTTTGCACCAATCTCAACATACCGTAACAGAgagatgttgtttaaattaatgggaCAAACTGAAAGGTTAGCAGCGGTCACtaagaaagaatttaaagatCTAAATTTACAATTACAAGCCACCACTAGGATGACAGTACAGAATCGAATGGCTTTAGATTTAATCCTATTAAAGGAACACGGAGTCTGTGGATACCTGCATGCAAAGGACAAGCATTGTTGTGTGCACATCCCAAATGTCACtcaagaagtagagaaagataTTAGTC encodes:
- the LOC116779966 gene encoding LOW QUALITY PROTEIN: uncharacterized protein LOC116779966 (The sequence of the model RefSeq protein was modified relative to this genomic sequence to represent the inferred CDS: substituted 1 base at 1 genomic stop codon) — encoded protein: MWDTKNTKLVKVILIVLEVEGEPTEFRIDTGASFSAMNKLMGPLSDSTAWVVGVSGQIEEKTFLRPLDIKFRGKELDHQFLYMPNSPECLLGRDLLSALQAKIIFEKGRVKIEIPEENLAKIFVVKEVEKEEIPQEIEQAVVPWVWETGVPGKSKAATPVRIELKEGTQPVRVRQYPISLEARKGIAPMISQFLILGILKECESEFNTPIFPVRKPNGKYRLVQDLRAVNLITKDIHPVVANPYTLLTSVSERFQWFTVIDLKDAFFCIPLAPESWKIFAFEWENPETGRKXQLTWTRLPQGFKCSPTIFGNQLAKELEEWKTTQVKESPFSYIILQYVDDIFLGATEQGLCRQLTIELLNMLGQAGYRVSKEKAQLVKQKVIYLGCEISQGVRRLGANRIQAICAIPVPRNNQELRSFLGMVGWCRLWIPSFGLTARPLYEAVKEPKLTWGTKQEKAFQELKRALQEAPALGLPDLTKEFQLYVCERQRTALGVLTQQLGSWKRPVGYFSKRLDAVSGGWPGCLRAVAATVILIQEARKLTLGKHMVVYVPHMVITFLEQKGGHWLSSSRMLQYQALLREQDDVELKITNHLNPAEFLRSTEEEGVLEHDCVETIEQVYASRKDLKDEPLTDPDWELYTDGSSFVENGTRYAGYAVVTLQQVIEANALPPGTSAQKAEIWALVRALILSQGRRVNIWTDSKYAFGVVHVHGALWKERGLLTSQGTSIKHREEILQLLEAIHKPSAVAIMHVRGHQTDPGREFQGNRQADQAAKQAAREIPSYGEIVQKGSRAELKGAGAGPEITERGRGQPSGPGKMNAVLASRQCISRTIGDDGCGVKVLLMDRE